DNA sequence from the Tachysurus fulvidraco isolate hzauxx_2018 chromosome 1, HZAU_PFXX_2.0, whole genome shotgun sequence genome:
ctagacagctggaagaagattcccAAGGAAAAGAAGACAATAATGCATTACGTGTTATGGtgtattttcagaatgttcaagaaaattatgaaatgcttttcttttacttctaaTCGTGTGTTCTCATGTAATAGAGCTGATTagattaatattgtttattttactgtaaactttcttGTAGTGAACGCAtataaagcctactgtgtattactgagagtaatCTGCACgcgcagtgttttatagcttgctgCCGAATTCCACGGCAAGAGAAAGCTTCAGTcttatataatcacagcctgacaAGTTGCAGGAAGTTTACTGCAACCATATGACCATATATGGAAGTGTTAACCATGAGaatagaggaaaaaaagacattagcagTGCACACAGAAACGACGGCGAGATATTCGTGGGAACCGAGAAGTGTTTGtgaaataagatggtagccgtctaaagccaaccaaacctgacagccaaatctaactggccacagtaaaaaagtataaaagctcAGCTTTAATCACATTGTGTGTACATTCTATTGTAAGCAGCattagtgcatgttatactttagCTTTATACTTTACCttagtgcacaaacacacacacatgcacagaaacacacacacacacgcacacacacacacacacacgtcagcatAAACCAGACAAACCAGTTAGACCAGTGTCAGTAAGAGTGAaaatcagcagctccattttgtgacgagtgaaaagtaaaagatttgaggagtaaaaacacagtgagtatctaaagctctaatatataaacacactgaagtgacaccagatacagaagagttttgtgggtttgtactgaagctttaatgtacacaggttgttttataacttgatagcgtgactatttcctgtaagtgaactctgtgctgattcagggtttaatttaacacaccgatgttggagtgaagtaaacgtgtgtcctgctgtaatctggagaaggagacatgacctccaacatgagtgtgtctggaaaacaggacttaaagaaagacgagaggtgacttacttttacattcaccagtaataaatacacaccgtctcatggggacacatctgtatctctaaacactcactagttaacacaggaagtcaactttaaggtgtttaatagcagtgaatatatcactgatctgatctaagaacagtttagacaaatcattcactgagagaagagtaaaaaggacggtgtaatgtggagcataagagcagcagagctttgtgtcagtgaactctacaggctttaagacccagctgagtcagttagctgtgattgggactcctgatatcagtgtaattcctgacttatgaagcctgtctcctgtttgaataagtgtacagactggatctgaattaaaaagatggaattattggtgtttaatggagaacacattgtttaacagtgctgagtattaattattgctgatatttctgttctagaatgatggagggaaagagatcagactcaccagaacccagctgggtgtccatgaagagtgaccggTCAATGGGACGTCCAATTtacttcagagacagagacagttctactgatgtgaggtcagtatagtgaggtgttttacagcagtgttccacctgatcaaactcactcgtctcattatgaagcccttcatgagctttatcaggtgttgaagcagtaaaacactaaactgtgcagtgctgcagctctcggactggcagtgaggaaaagtgctttaagagttcagttcagtctgcagtccctgagctggagggtctgtggtgctacagaagaacatttacacctgggacattaatgactatataaagattttattcatttattcaaacatttgtttctaaacatgttggtgtcagttaggaaatcctgaaatcagtgtattgtgttaagaggatagtgttaaatacgtgtgtgtgtatttattagtgtgtgatttgtgcagctatgaatacatatagtccatattacatgatgggttttgtttgttcacagaccacaaaaatcaaacatcaggagaaaacagctggactctatattcaaggtgtgtgtgttgtgtgtaatgggtgtgtaatgtgtgtgttgtgatcccttgtcatgtcttgatgtgcagcagcattatgggtaatcagttgtatgagttttaaatgtgataataaaaatagacttttattcttgtgataaaataaaagtctctctcactgtaacatgataatatttagatcagttcctgtgtgtttctaaccaggagctggaacacaaagtcatcactctgataaagaatgagctgaagaggtttaggaagctcctgagtccagattacccagcatgcactgagagggaggtggaggatgaggaggatctgcacagtgtcagagacggagcgctgaagatcacactgcacgtcctgaagaacatgaaccacacagatctcgctaacacactgtacaacagtaagagctctgagtcatgactttattccatcagcttccctttagagagaggaaatagttttagatatgaagacttttagttttacatttaattttaatatcatgttgtatctgttcatggtccagcttcaataatatttagtccatcagtcaggaattaatagcagcgtttgtacgattttgcattataactatttattactaaactagacattactttgtttattagaactcgcctctgtgtatcagacaaagttgaagtccaatctgAGGAAGAAGTTTaacagaattaatgaaggaatctcacagcatggaagctcagcacttctgaatgagatctacactgagctctacatcacagagggttggagtggagacatcaataatgaacatgaggtgagacagattgaggcagcgtccaggagaccagcaacacaggagaaacccatcaaatgtaatgagctctttaaagacaagtccatcagaactgtgctgactaaaggagttgctggaattggaaaaactgtctctgtgcagaagttcatcctggactgggctgaaggagaagtaaatcaggacgtcagcttcatgtttccacttccctttagagagctgaatctgatgaagcagaaaaatctcagtctgatgaaacttcttcatcactttttcccagaaataagagaactagaatcaatagactgtgactcctacaaagtggtgttgatctttgatggtctggatgagtgtcgacttcctctaaatttccagaagaatgagagattgtgtgatgtgacagagtcagcctcagtggatgtgctgctgacgaacctcatcaaggggaatctgcttccctctgctctcctctggataaccacaagaccaggagcagccaatcagatccctcctgagtgtgtagaccaggtaacagaggtacgaggcttcagtgatcctcagaaagaggagtacttcaggaagaggatcagtgatcagagcctggccgataacatcatcactcacctgaagtcttcaagaagcctctacatcatgtgtcacatcccagtcttctgctggatctcagccactgttctagaacAAATcttgggtgaagcagagggtggagacagccccaagactctgactaaaatgtacacacacttcctgatctttcagatcaaacacaagggccaaaagtaccatcagaaatgtgaccctgatcctcagcagaccagaaagagtatcatggcactgggaaaactggctttccaccagctggtgaaaggaaacctgatcttctatgaggaagacctgagagagtgtggcattgatgtcagagaagtgtcagtgtactcaggagtgtgtacccagatcttcagagaggagtttgggcttcacctggggaaggtgttcagcttcgtacatctgagtgttcaggagtttctggctgctttatacacatttctgaaatttatctcaaaaaagagaaatgtgttAGAGAAGAAAGATCATAAAAGTTTCATCAGAAatccaaacatgtctgatctcctcaggagtgcagtggacaaggccttacagagtgagaatggacacctggacctgttcctccgcttccttctgggtctctcactggagaccaatcaaactcttttacgagacataatgccacagacaggaagcagatctcacagcaaacaggaaacagtggagtacatcaaggagaagatcagggagaatccatctgcagagaaatccatcaatctgttccactgtctgaatgaactgaatgatgattctctagtgcaggaagtacaaacttacctgaacagaggaggTGACAGACGTCTCAGTGACACcagtctctctcctgctcagtggtcagctctggtgtttgtgttactgacctcagaacaggagctggatgtgtttaatttgagtaaatatgatccatcacatgaatgtcttctgaggctgctgccagtggtcaaagcctccagagaagctgagtgagtatttttatttataactgtattactgcatggtttattattttaatgtaacactgaactgcactgtttggattaatgtgtgttaatagttcctctaatcatctttacacaaacctctggtacttttacagaagattgtgtcactttttacactaacatgttatatctgaactgagggctgggccacatggacaacatcttataacatcatatgaggcattttatagcttttatatatgaatcatgaagcattaagtgttctctaaaatgtatgtaaaaatatctctacaaaataactgcatgcatttaagaactaaagacatttctgaactaaacaccagtgaaagactttttctgttctgtttatattgaaagtgacatttaacaaaactctcacagatgagaaacatcagactgacaaaatgggatcaatatggaaagaaaatataaaaagtaaatattaaaacactctaatgtccttcaagtatgtctttatgttgaagttcctcatcttgtgttgtgtgtgacacagtgttgtggggagattcactctgtcatggctttttttactttcaattcaattcaattcaatacaagtttatttgtatagcgctttttacaatagacattgtctcaaagcagctttacagaacataaacacagagcagaaggtaaacataattaatgataaaggaaataacgaataataaaagaaataagaattaacagaataaaaattctagattattattagatgtatatagttcacaatgtgtatgtatttattcccctatgagcaagtctgaggtgactcaggcagcagtggcaaggaaaaactgccttaaattggtaaaggaagaaaccttgagaggaaccggactcaagggggaacccatcctcatatgggtgacactgggggtgtgattgtaatatacagtcagttaaatgttgtattggtgtgaggttcaaggacttctgatctcctgagtaccacagagtctaactggagatgttttattgaccacgagctcagtccttggtaaagtttagcagtagtgcagactgaaggagacttttgtttttccttcgtattgggttaaagttttaaaactttttaaaaaaagtttttaagttaaaagttttttttttaaagttttaaaaagcatttatgttttactcaattgttctttctaataaaaataaaacataaagctttttaaaactttaacccaatacgaaggacaaacaaaagtctccttcagtctgcactactgctaaactttaccaaggactgagctcgtggtaaataaaacaccaaccatcattttggacctcgacacattggacagacgaagtgggaaaatgttcagctttatctccttattatgttagaaacaagctaggcagcgaactcagatgtgtgatgaagattttctttctctaacactgacctgtttgtagaggatggagtttaaatgtgactttttatatgaagacttttattttgatggggttctttgttctttgtttatcaagtgtacaagcaggtaaaaagagagaggatgaataatgtgtcacaggtgagtgtagtgtcgtgactgctgttattaaaaagtcctgttttgttctacttggagctcgacaaagacaccaaactgttaatgaccacattcttgttcttgggtcgtgattgttgttaatctgttgtggttgaattatagacagttttttgtctggttcactgcatcagaagatggtggatgtggtaaaaacagacggtgaacaCAAAGATGGTCGCACGTGACGGTCGGTCAGGTTCATcaccgttactgttgaagagacgtcaggtttcgttctttggaacctttctgtggattttggagacattaagctgtggactgtgtttgtatttataagcagctgtagtgaagctatatttttgttgtacaacattaataacagactggttttgttctctgttcatcattatgtactgataaaatattacacattggtacactacattctaccatgtcacttatagccccctgaagcccacctacacaaatcctttagtgtaacacacagtagtgttgtgttagatttgtacctacaaggtgggttagatttcctgctatgtgtatagtcagtggtttagattgaacaaacgaatgtctgtatgttgatccatctaaagctaatacttgtgtatatacagtgtgactcatttaaaggtaagaagtttgactttgtttatttctgatgctgtgtgcagtcgtgctgCTGTGAcatcactctgtaaacagggaaggagctcagatttgagaagaaaaccccacgttcacttctcagttgtggaggcatgaaagacatgatcccatttactctgtggagaaagaagggttcactaagttgtgttgaaatagtaacagtgacatctgtagtaaacagtacaatgttctttctaatatcctttatttacattgtttatgatcgaTGAGAGATTTTTACGTCTATAtcttataaaaatacaaatcatgatcaagaatcgtttataaggttaaaaaacctttctctttagtttg
Encoded proteins:
- the LOC113649511 gene encoding NLR family CARD domain-containing protein 3-like, with the protein product TKLKSNLRKKFNRINEGISQHGSSALLNEIYTELYITEGWSGDINNEHEVRQIEAASRRPATQEKPIKCNELFKDKSIRTVLTKGVAGIGKTVSVQKFILDWAEGEVNQDVSFMFPLPFRELNLMKQKNLSLMKLLHHFFPEIRELESIDCDSYKVVLIFDGLDECRLPLNFQKNERLCDVTESASVDVLLTNLIKGNLLPSALLWITTRPGAANQIPPECVDQVTEVRGFSDPQKEEYFRKRISDQSLADNIITHLKSSRSLYIMCHIPVFCWISATVLEQILGEAEGGDSPKTLTKMYTHFLIFQIKHKGQKYHQKCDPDPQQTRKSIMALGKLAFHQLVKGNLIFYEEDLRECGIDVREVSVYSGVCTQIFREEFGLHLGKVFSFVHLSVQEFLAALYTFLKFISKKRNVLEKKDHKSFIRNPNMSDLLRSAVDKALQSENGHLDLFLRFLLGLSLETNQTLLRDIMPQTGSRSHSKQETVEYIKEKIRENPSAEKSINLFHCLNELNDDSLVQEVQTYLNRGGDRRLSDTSLSPAQWSALVFVLLTSEQELDVFNLSKYDPSHECLLRLLPVVKASREADLCECNLTKESCRVLSSVLSSNSSSLRELNLSVNNLQDSGVKLLSDGLKDPHCTLEKLRLCDCNLTEESCRVLSSVLSSNSSSLRELDLSVNNLQDSGVKLLSDGLKDPHCTLE